From a single Candidatus Defluviilinea gracilis genomic region:
- the speE gene encoding polyamine aminopropyltransferase → MSIWFTEELHPYYRKGIRVKRILADEQTQYQHLQVVETEFFGNAMILDGIIQLTERDNMGYHEMIVHVPMLAVGKPKRALIVGGGDGGSLQQVLRYDSVEEAVVCELDQRVVDLSREHFAASFGDPWADSRARLIVRDAFAYLEENPGQFDVIISDTTDPIGMAERLFSDEFQKLVVRALVPGGAAATQCEQPFFDTELIKQIYQSAQEKVKHPAYYYANIPTYPGGGIGFMYISDTPWENGLKTPYPSGKNNYLNPEIHKAAFALPEFFRKELYG, encoded by the coding sequence ATGAGCATCTGGTTTACTGAAGAACTCCATCCCTATTACCGCAAAGGGATTCGCGTCAAACGCATCCTTGCCGACGAGCAAACGCAATACCAACATCTGCAAGTGGTCGAAACTGAATTTTTCGGCAATGCCATGATCCTCGACGGCATCATCCAACTCACCGAACGCGACAACATGGGCTATCACGAAATGATCGTCCACGTTCCGATGCTCGCGGTGGGCAAGCCGAAACGCGCGCTCATCGTCGGCGGCGGCGACGGCGGGTCGTTGCAACAGGTCTTGCGATACGACTCGGTGGAAGAGGCGGTCGTCTGCGAATTGGATCAGCGCGTGGTGGACTTGTCGCGCGAACACTTCGCCGCTTCTTTCGGGGACCCTTGGGCTGACTCGCGCGCGCGGCTGATCGTGCGGGACGCCTTTGCGTACCTCGAGGAGAATCCCGGTCAATTCGATGTGATCATCTCCGACACCACCGACCCCATCGGCATGGCGGAACGACTCTTCTCGGATGAATTCCAAAAACTCGTCGTCCGCGCGCTCGTCCCCGGCGGCGCGGCGGCGACTCAATGCGAGCAACCGTTTTTCGATACCGAGTTGATCAAGCAGATCTATCAATCGGCGCAAGAGAAAGTCAAACATCCCGCGTACTACTACGCCAACATCCCCACCTACCCCGGCGGCGGGATCGGATTCATGTACATTTCCGATACGCCCTGGGAAAACGGGTTGAAAACCCCCTACCCGTCTGGAAAAAATAATTACCTCAACCCTGAAATTCACAAAGCGGCGTTCGCCCTGCCCGAATTTTTCAGAAAGGAACTGTACGGCTGA
- a CDS encoding MFS transporter: protein MIYLLIEFLDELVFGVGEVALPLIRDELRLTYTQIGLLLSAPGILAAFIEPFIGILGDVWRRRALILAGGLLFTVSLFLTSASYSFILLISSFILFNPSSGAFVNLSQANLMDSDSNRHEQNMARWTFAGSLGVLTGPILLGLFVYLGLGWRGTYALLASFSTFCLLAAWRLLPPDKDSSPSFPSFNVVFDGFRAAFAALKRKEVWRWLILLEFADLMLDVLFSFLALYFVDVGRVTQTQAGIAVTVWLAMGLITDFLFIPFVDRQKDTIQFLRRTALVELFAFAGFLLVPGFIPKLIFVILVNLFNTGWYSILQGRLYSSLPGQSASIMAIGAVTDPLVKLLPLLLGFLADQFGLGVAMWLLILGPVALLVGLPRDSSGHSA from the coding sequence ATGATCTACCTCCTCATCGAATTCCTCGACGAACTCGTCTTCGGCGTTGGCGAAGTGGCGTTGCCCCTCATCCGCGACGAACTGCGCCTCACCTACACACAAATTGGATTGCTCCTCAGCGCGCCGGGCATCCTCGCCGCGTTCATCGAACCGTTCATCGGCATCCTCGGCGACGTGTGGCGACGCCGCGCGCTCATCCTCGCTGGCGGATTGCTGTTCACCGTTTCCCTCTTTCTAACCTCCGCAAGTTATTCCTTCATCCTTCTGATTTCATCCTTCATCCTTTTTAACCCCTCCTCCGGCGCGTTTGTAAATCTTTCGCAAGCGAACCTGATGGACTCCGACTCGAATCGCCACGAACAAAACATGGCGCGCTGGACGTTCGCCGGGTCGCTCGGAGTTTTGACCGGTCCGATCCTCCTCGGACTTTTTGTGTACCTCGGCCTTGGATGGCGCGGGACGTACGCCCTGCTCGCTTCTTTCTCGACGTTCTGCCTGCTCGCCGCGTGGCGGCTTTTACCGCCCGATAAAGATTCCTCTCCCTCGTTCCCCTCGTTCAACGTTGTCTTCGACGGATTCCGCGCCGCGTTTGCCGCATTGAAACGGAAGGAAGTCTGGCGTTGGCTCATCCTGCTCGAATTCGCCGACTTGATGCTCGACGTGCTGTTCAGTTTCCTCGCCTTGTATTTCGTGGATGTGGGCCGTGTCACCCAAACCCAAGCAGGGATCGCCGTCACGGTTTGGCTTGCGATGGGACTCATCACCGACTTTCTGTTCATCCCATTTGTTGATCGCCAAAAAGACACGATTCAATTTCTGCGCCGCACCGCCCTCGTTGAGTTGTTCGCTTTTGCAGGGTTCTTGCTCGTCCCCGGCTTCATCCCCAAATTGATTTTCGTCATCCTCGTCAACCTATTCAACACGGGCTGGTACTCCATCTTGCAGGGACGACTCTATTCCAGCCTGCCGGGTCAATCCGCCAGCATCATGGCAATCGGCGCGGTGACAGATCCGCTGGTGAAACTTCTTCCGCTCTTGCTCGGCTTCCTCGCCGACCAGTTCGGTCTCGGCGTTGCGATGTGGCTGTTGATTCTGGGACCCGTTGCTTTGCTTGTCGGGCTTCCGCGAGATTCCTCGGGACATTCTGCGTAA